The Cryptococcus neoformans var. neoformans B-3501A chromosome 7, whole genome shotgun sequence genome window below encodes:
- a CDS encoding hypothetical protein (HMMPfam hit to Sugar_tr, Sugar (and other) transporter, score: 346.8, E(): 2.8e-101), with protein MENPSGPPKVPAEANREIIVCINTQVSQTEPSSLATYAKQIKMNSDEIAPVATLSSSSLPPSEMKAEATSSGLTHEGQLIDEAVIQAENEDKMTPYLVFLIGSAALGGFLYGYDTGVVGIALPYVGTDLGHALSSPEQEIATAATTIGAIFGAAILGYFADKWGRKWCLLISDLFFTAGAIIIASSFSLGQLTAGRLVLGVGVGGAAIICPLYITELAPTAVRGRCVGTNGFFIPFGQTVSVAIGAGLKDVKYNWRILFGLGVVPSLLQLCLMHKLPESPRVLILRGQDDRAREVLKQIYRYASHEVIELKLEIVKAHVQATTVLERSTTWAQRAKKLWCHKPYRRSILTVCMIQVFGQFTGYNTLLYYAGTLFGLVGLSNASLGGLIPSITNTFFLLVGMLFVDRIGRRGLLMKFGPLMIIGLIWCLIAFYFMCKETGGFLVEGFVYNQRDVGLVIAGIVIFVMGFGSTYAHICWYQSEYLALEIRAIGSAISTTASFSANLVVAVSFLSELETLTPSGTYGLYLGFVVIGYVLAYYCYPETKGLSIDEAFSLFDDDFGVKKSVKMRREKAEAQKRYNAEGGESGQVVDYLGAKPETSHIERVEPVASGL; from the exons ATGGAGAACCCCAGTGGGCCCCCAAAAGTGCCTGCAGAGGCGAACAGGGAAATCATTGTTTGTATAAATACTCAAGTGTCTCAAACAGAaccatcatctcttgcAACTTACGCAAAGCAAATTAAAATGAACTCCGACGAAATTGCGCCTGTCGCAACATTATCGAGCAGCTCTTTGCCGCCATCCGAGATGAAGGCTGAAGCGACATCAAGCGGACTCACGCACGAAGGACAGCTCATC GATGAGGCTGTCATTCAAGCTGAAAATGAGGACAAAATGACACCTTATCTGGTTTTTTTGATTGGATCG GCTGCTCTGGGCGGTTTCCTGTATGGATATGATACCGGTGTCGTTGGTATCGCCCTACCTTACGTTGGTACTGATCTCGGTCACGCACTTTCATCTCCTGAGCAAGAGATTGCTACCGCCGCTACCACAATCGGTGCCATCTTCGGCGCTGCAATTTTGGGTTACTTCGCCGATAAATGGGGTCGTAAATGGTGTTTATTGATCTCTGATTTGTT CTTCACTGCTGGTGCAATCATCATTGCGTCGAGTTTCTCCCTCGGTCAGCTCACTGCCGGTCGTTTGGTTCTTGGTGTCGGAGTCGGAGGTGCGGCTATCATTTGTCCCCTCTATATCACCGAATTGGCACCGACCGCTGTTCGTGGTCGTTGTGTGGGCACGAA CGGTTTCTTTATTCCCTTCGGACAGACAGTATCCGTTGCTATCGGAGCGGGTTTAAAAGACGTCAAATACAACTGGCGAATCTTAT TCGGTCTCGGTGTTGTGCCATCTTTGCTCCAGCTCTGCCTGATGCACAAACTCCCCGAATCTCCTCGAGTTTTGATTCTGCGTGGACAAGATGATCGCGCTCGTGAGGTTCTCAAACAAATCTACCGATACGCTTCTCATGAGGTCATCGAACTCAAACTTGAAATCGTCAAGGCTCATGTCCAGGCAACTACTGTTCTCGAACGCTCAACCACATGGGCTCAACGTGCCAAGAAACTTTGGTGTCACAAGCCCTACCGTCGATCTATTTTGACCGTTTGCATGATTCAGGTATTCGGTCAGTTCACAGG TTACAATACCCTGCTGTACTATGCCGGCACGTTGTTCGGCCTGGTTGGCCTCTCCAACGCTTCTTTAGGAGGATTGATTCCTTCCATCACCAATACCTTCTTCCTG CTTGTGGGTATGCTCTTTGTTGACAGAATCGGGCGACGAGGGCTGCTTATGAAATTTGGCCCGCTGATG ATCATTGGCCTGATCTGGTGTCTGATCGCATTCTACT TTATGTGTAAGGAGACCGGTGGTTTCCTTGTTGAAGGTTTCGTCTACAACCAGAGAGATGTCGGTCTTGTCATCGCGGGTATCGTCATCTTTGTTATGGGATTCGGCTCAACATATGCCCATATCTGTTGGTATCAATCAGAATATCTCGCTTTGGAGATCCGTGCTATCGGTAGTGCCATTAGTACGACTGCCAGCTTCTCTGCCAACTTGGTGGTTGCTGtgtctttcctttctgA GCTTGAGACTTTGACTCCAAGCGGTACTTATGGTCTTTACCTAGGGTTCGTAGTGATCGGTTACGTGCTAGCCTACTATTGTTATCCAGAAACGA AGGGCCTATCTATCGACGAAGCTTTCAGTCTATTCGACGATGATTTCGGAGTCAAGAAGTCCGTGAAGATGCGACGAGAAAAAGCCGAAGCTCAGAAGAGATATAACGCTGAAGGGGGAGAGTCAGGTCAAGTTGTTGATTATCTTGGGGCCAAGCCTGAAACAAGTCATATCGAGCGAGTGGAGCCGGTCGCAAGTGGACTGTAG